A genomic window from Leishmania major strain Friedlin complete genome, chromosome 16 includes:
- a CDS encoding tyrosyl or methionyl-tRNA synthetase-like protein translates to MSRCCFAVGKVLEVSRHPESEKLYIEKIDLGAELNMLSNNEPRTILSGLQEFVKEEDFVNRLVLVIANLEPRKIGGIPSAGMVLCASTGEDPHDPASAGQGERKVVLLDIPEGTAVGERVVFEGHDMPYEPVLKKKLAKNFEEVMKDVRSSADGEVCWQGKPFQTSAGVIKASLCNARIS, encoded by the coding sequence ATgtcgcggtgctgcttcgcGGTCGGCAAGGTGCTGGAGGTGTCTCGCCACCCGGAGAGCGAGAAGCTGTACATCGAGAAGATTGACCTCGGCGCGGAGTTGAACATGCTGAGCAACAACGAGCCGCGCACGATTCTCAGCGGACTGCAGGAGTTCGTAAAGGAGGAGGACTTCGTGAACCGCCTCGTGCTCGTGATTGCGAACCTGGAACCGCGCAAGATTGGCGGCATTCCGTCCGCTGGCATGGTGCtgtgcgcctccaccggcgAGGACCCGCACGACCCCGCGTCGGCTGGTCAGGGGGAGCGCAAGGTGGTGCTGTTGGACATCCCGGAGGGGACGGCCGTCGGGGAGCGCGTGGTGTTCGAGGGGCACGACATGCCGTACGAGCCGGTACTGAAGAAAAAGCTTGCCAAGAACTTTGAGGAGGTCATGAAGgacgtgcgcagcagcgccgacggcgaggtgTGCTGGCAGGGAAAGCCTTTCCAGACCTCGGCCGGCGTCATCAAGGCATCCCTTTGCAACGCTCGTATCTCGTAA